A genomic segment from Klebsiella africana encodes:
- a CDS encoding aspartate/glutamate racemase, with product MKTIGLLGGMSWESTIPYYRLINEGVKARLGGLHSASLVLHSVDFHDIEACQSAGDWERAGAILADAAVGLQQAGAEGIVLCTNTMHKVADTIAARCQVPFLHIADATGRAIAAKGQRRVALLGTRYTMEQTFYRGRLQAQFAIETLIPEADDRARINQIIFDELCLGTFSEASRDYYLQTIAALAEQGAEGVIFGCTEIGLLVPAELSPLPVFDTAAIHAEDAVNFMLSAGPTPAA from the coding sequence ATGAAAACCATTGGCCTGTTAGGCGGCATGAGCTGGGAGTCCACGATCCCCTATTATCGGTTGATCAATGAGGGCGTTAAGGCGCGGCTGGGCGGCCTGCACTCTGCCAGCCTGGTGCTGCACAGCGTCGATTTTCACGACATCGAAGCCTGCCAGTCTGCCGGCGACTGGGAGCGCGCCGGGGCGATCCTTGCCGATGCCGCGGTTGGGCTGCAGCAGGCGGGGGCCGAAGGCATCGTCCTGTGCACCAACACCATGCACAAGGTGGCGGATACCATCGCCGCCCGCTGCCAGGTTCCCTTCCTGCATATTGCCGATGCCACCGGGCGGGCGATTGCCGCCAAAGGCCAGCGCCGGGTCGCGCTGCTGGGCACCCGCTATACCATGGAGCAGACCTTTTACCGCGGTCGGCTGCAGGCGCAGTTTGCCATCGAGACGCTGATCCCCGAGGCCGACGATCGGGCGCGGATCAATCAGATCATCTTCGACGAACTTTGTCTCGGCACCTTCAGCGAGGCGTCGCGGGATTATTATCTGCAGACGATTGCCGCCCTGGCGGAGCAGGGGGCGGAAGGGGTGATTTTCGGCTGTACGGAGATTGGCCTGCTGGTGCCTGCCGAGCTCAGCCCGCTGCCGGTCTTTGACACCGCGGCGATCCACGCGGAAGACGCGGTCAACTTTATGCTCTCTGCAGGACCGACGCCAGCGGCGTGA
- a CDS encoding LysR family transcriptional regulator, which translates to MPAVNLRHIEIFHAVMTTGNLTEAARMLHTSQPTVSRELARFEKVLGLQLFERTRGRLQPTVQGLRLFEEVQRSWYGLDRIVSAAESLREFRQGELSIACLPVFSQSFLPLLLPPFLARYPEVSLQIVPQESPLLEEWLSAQRHDLGLTETLHTPAGTERTPLLTLNEVCVLPAGHPLAAQTTLTPADFQGENYISLSRTDSYRQLLDALFLEHQVKRRMVVETHSAASICAMVRAGAGISVVNPLTALDYADSGVVVRRFSVEVPFTVSLIRPLHRPRSALVDAFVTHLQQSLPQILTPLASVLQRA; encoded by the coding sequence ATGCCAGCCGTCAATTTGCGTCATATCGAAATCTTTCACGCGGTGATGACCACCGGCAACCTGACCGAAGCGGCGCGGATGCTGCACACCTCGCAACCCACGGTCAGCCGCGAACTGGCGCGTTTTGAGAAGGTGCTCGGCCTGCAGCTGTTTGAGCGGACCCGCGGTCGTCTGCAACCGACGGTGCAGGGCCTGCGTTTGTTTGAGGAGGTTCAGCGATCCTGGTACGGCCTGGACCGCATCGTCAGCGCCGCCGAGAGCCTGCGCGAGTTCCGCCAGGGCGAGCTGTCGATCGCCTGTCTGCCGGTGTTTTCCCAGTCCTTTCTGCCGCTGCTGTTGCCACCGTTTCTCGCCCGCTACCCGGAGGTCAGCCTGCAGATCGTCCCCCAGGAGTCGCCGCTGCTGGAGGAGTGGCTCTCCGCCCAGCGCCATGACCTTGGCCTGACGGAGACCCTGCATACCCCGGCGGGCACCGAACGCACCCCGCTGCTGACGCTGAATGAAGTCTGCGTGCTGCCTGCCGGCCATCCGCTGGCGGCGCAGACGACGCTGACCCCCGCCGATTTTCAGGGCGAAAACTACATCAGCCTGTCGCGCACCGACAGCTATCGCCAGCTGCTCGACGCCCTGTTCCTCGAGCATCAGGTTAAACGGCGGATGGTGGTCGAAACCCACAGCGCGGCCTCGATCTGCGCCATGGTACGCGCCGGCGCCGGGATCTCGGTGGTGAATCCATTGACCGCCCTGGACTATGCCGATAGTGGCGTGGTGGTGCGCCGCTTTAGCGTCGAGGTGCCGTTTACCGTCAGCCTGATCCGCCCGCTCCACCGCCCGCGATCGGCGCTGGTCGACGCCTTCGTGACGCACCTGCAGCAGAGTCTGCCGCAGATCCTCACGCCGCTGGCGTCGGTCCTGCAGAGAGCATAA
- the lysA gene encoding diaminopimelate decarboxylase, with amino-acid sequence MPHSLYATDTDLTADNLLRLPAEFGCPVWVYDAQIIRRQIAQLSQFDVVRFAQKACSNIHILRLMREQGVKVDSVSLGEIERALAAGYDPQQDPEDIVFTADLIDDATLERVKALQIPVNAGSIDMLSQLGEVSPGHRVWLRVNPGFGHGHSQKTNTGGENSKHGIWYSHLPAALEVMRRYQLQLVGIHMHIGSGVDYGHLEQVCGAMVRQVVDFGQDLQAISAGGGLSIPYREGEEAIDTAHYYGLWNRAREQIAAHLGHPVKLEIEPGRFLVAESGVLVSQVRSVKEMGSRHFVLIDAGFNDLMRPAMYGSYHHITALAADGRDLSAAPQVETVVAGPLCESGDVFTQQEGGKVETRQLPAVAPGDYLVLHDTGAYGASMSSNYNSRPLLPEVLFDGGKARLIRRRQTIQELLALELI; translated from the coding sequence ATGCCACACTCGCTTTACGCCACCGATACTGACCTGACCGCGGACAACCTGCTGCGCCTGCCGGCGGAATTTGGCTGCCCGGTCTGGGTCTATGATGCGCAGATTATTCGCCGCCAGATTGCCCAGCTCAGCCAGTTCGACGTGGTGCGTTTTGCGCAAAAAGCCTGCTCTAATATCCATATTCTGCGTCTGATGCGTGAGCAGGGGGTGAAGGTGGACTCGGTGTCGCTGGGGGAGATCGAGCGGGCGCTGGCGGCTGGCTACGATCCGCAGCAGGATCCAGAAGATATTGTCTTTACCGCCGATCTGATCGACGACGCCACTCTCGAGCGGGTGAAGGCGTTACAGATCCCGGTGAACGCCGGTTCGATCGACATGCTGAGCCAGCTGGGGGAGGTGTCGCCGGGCCATCGCGTCTGGCTGCGCGTCAACCCGGGCTTTGGCCACGGCCACAGCCAGAAAACCAATACCGGCGGTGAGAACAGCAAGCATGGCATCTGGTACAGCCACCTGCCGGCGGCGCTGGAAGTAATGCGTCGTTATCAGCTGCAGCTGGTCGGGATCCATATGCATATCGGCTCTGGCGTCGACTACGGTCACCTGGAGCAGGTGTGCGGCGCGATGGTGCGCCAGGTCGTCGACTTTGGCCAGGATCTGCAGGCTATTTCCGCCGGCGGCGGTCTGTCGATTCCTTACCGCGAAGGTGAAGAGGCCATCGACACCGCCCACTATTACGGCCTGTGGAACCGCGCCCGGGAGCAGATCGCGGCCCATCTGGGGCACCCGGTGAAACTGGAGATTGAGCCAGGACGCTTCCTGGTGGCCGAGTCCGGCGTGCTGGTGTCGCAGGTGCGCAGCGTGAAAGAGATGGGCAGCCGTCACTTCGTGCTGATTGACGCCGGCTTTAACGACCTGATGCGCCCGGCAATGTACGGCAGCTATCATCATATCACCGCTCTGGCGGCGGATGGCCGGGATCTCAGCGCCGCGCCGCAGGTGGAGACCGTGGTGGCCGGGCCGCTGTGCGAATCCGGGGACGTCTTTACCCAGCAGGAGGGGGGCAAAGTCGAGACCCGCCAGCTGCCAGCGGTGGCGCCTGGGGATTATCTGGTGCTCCATGATACCGGCGCCTACGGGGCTTCGATGTCGTCCAACTATAACAGTCGTCCGCTGCTGCCGGAGGTGCTGTTTGATGGCGGCAAGGCGCGGCTGATCCGCCGTCGCCAGACCATCCAGGAGCTGCTGGCCTTAGAGCTTATTTAA
- a CDS encoding LacI family DNA-binding transcriptional regulator, which yields MLDVSIRAGVSKATVSRVLNGTGQVKESTRQQVFKAMEELGYRPNFLARSLANQTSNSIGLVVSTFDGFYFGRLLQQASRQTEAWGKQLIVTDGHDTPEREEEAVQMLADRQCDAIILYTRHMSEKAIMSLINSIAMPLVVINRDVAQARERCVFFEQQEAAFQAVEYLITQGHRDIACITVPMHTPTGQARLQGYRNALIKHGIEWDPSRVKYGDSTMTRGYELCRELLDEKARFSALFSCNDDMALGASKALHQAGLRIPQDVSLFGFDDAPSAKWLEPGLSTVYLPIDNMITTAIDQAIKLANQQPIETIPPFTGTLVLRESVTTGPFFK from the coding sequence ATGCTGGATGTCTCAATTCGCGCAGGCGTCTCGAAAGCGACGGTTTCCCGCGTGTTGAACGGCACAGGTCAGGTGAAAGAGAGCACCCGCCAACAGGTCTTTAAAGCGATGGAAGAGCTGGGCTACCGGCCCAATTTCCTTGCCCGCTCGCTGGCCAATCAGACCAGCAACAGTATCGGGCTGGTCGTCTCCACCTTTGACGGCTTCTACTTTGGCCGTCTGCTGCAGCAGGCGTCACGCCAGACGGAGGCCTGGGGAAAGCAGCTTATCGTCACCGACGGCCATGATACGCCGGAGCGCGAAGAGGAAGCGGTGCAGATGCTCGCCGACCGGCAGTGCGATGCGATCATCCTCTATACCCGCCATATGAGCGAGAAGGCGATCATGTCGCTGATTAATTCGATCGCCATGCCGCTGGTGGTGATTAACCGCGATGTGGCGCAGGCCCGCGAACGCTGCGTGTTCTTCGAACAGCAGGAAGCCGCCTTCCAGGCCGTGGAGTATCTGATTACCCAGGGCCACCGCGATATCGCCTGCATCACCGTCCCGATGCATACCCCTACCGGCCAGGCGCGCCTGCAGGGCTACCGCAACGCACTGATAAAACATGGTATTGAGTGGGATCCGAGCCGGGTGAAATACGGGGACTCGACGATGACCCGCGGCTACGAACTGTGCCGGGAACTGCTGGACGAGAAAGCCCGCTTCAGCGCGCTGTTTTCCTGTAACGATGATATGGCGCTGGGGGCGTCAAAGGCGCTGCATCAGGCGGGGCTGCGTATTCCGCAGGATGTGTCGCTGTTTGGCTTCGACGATGCGCCAAGCGCGAAATGGCTGGAGCCGGGGCTGTCGACGGTTTATCTGCCGATCGACAACATGATCACCACGGCTATCGACCAGGCGATCAAACTTGCCAATCAGCAGCCGATAGAAACGATCCCGCCGTTTACCGGCACGCTGGTGCTTCGCGAGTCGGTGACGACGGGACCTTTTTTTAAATAA